CCGGAGTCCGGCCGCGGGACGTGGTTAGAGTGGGGGTCATGCCGGTTCGAGCTCCGTTGCAGCCAGGCGTGCAGACACCGCGCCGTCCAGTCCCCGCGCACATCGAGCGTCCCGAGTACGTCGACAAGCCGGCCCCCCAGCGCGGCACCGACCCCGACGTGCAGCCGCCCGAGGTCATCGAGGCGATGCGGGTCGCGGGCAAGCTCGCCGCGCAGGCGCTGGTCGAGGCCGGCAAGGCGGTGCGGCCCGGTGCGACCACCGACGACGTCGACGCGGTCGTGCACGAGTTCTTCTGCGACCACGGCGTGTACCCGTCGACGCTCGGCTACCGGGGCTTCCCGAAGTCCTGCTGCACCTCGCTCAACGAGGTGATCTGCCACGGCATCCCGGACTCGACCGTCATCCAGGACGGCGACATCGTCAACGTGGACGTGACCGGCTTCATCGGCGGCGTGCACGGCGACACCAACGCGACGTTCCTGGCCGGCGAGGTCTCCGAGGAGGCGCGGCTGCTGGTCGAGCGCACCCACGAGGCGATGATGCGCGGCATCAAGGCCGCAAAGCCCGGTCGCCAGCTCAACGTGATCGGCCGCGTCATCGAGTCCTACGCCAAGCGCTTCGGCTACGGCGTGGTCCGCGACTTCACCGGGCACGGCATCGGCCGTTCCTTCCACAGCGGCCTGGTGATCCTGCACTACGACGAGCCGTCGGTGCAGACGATCCTCGAGCCGGGCATGACCTTCACCATCGAGCCGATGATCACTCTCGGCACCCACGAGTACGACGTGTGGGACGACGGGTGGACGGTCACCACCAAGGACAAGAGCTGGACCGCCCAGTTCGAGCACACGATCCTCATCACCGAGGACGGCAACGAGATCCTGACGCTGCCCTGACGCGGGCACCGTCAGCTGGGGCTCCGCCGCGATCTTCGCGCCGTTCGCCCCGCTCGTGCTGGTCATGCCGGCCCGGGGACACCAGGTCCGGGTGGACGCGCGCTGCGCAGCGGTCGGGACACCGACCTGCTCGTGTGGACCGAGCTGCGCGCGGTGCGCGTCCAGGAGCCGGAGCCGGAGGCGGAGGACGCCCCGGACTCGCGGGCGCTGCCGGCCGCACTGGTGCTCCACCCGCGGGCCCGGGGTTCGGCGCGGTGCCGCTGACCAGCCCGAACCCGCCTGAGGCGCAGCTGGGACCGCACCGCGCAGCGGATCACCCGGGCGGTCGCGCAGTTCCGGCCGGACCTGGTGCGCCAGCACGGGGCCGTGGGGTAGGGAGTTCTTCTTCGTGAGTGCGTTGTTGGTGGCCGGGACCACGTCCGACGCGGGCAAGAGCGTCGTCACCGCCGGGATCTGCCGGTGGTTGGCGCGGAGCGGGGCCCGGGTCGCCCCCTTCAAGGCGCAGAACATGTCCAACAACTCCGTCGTCACCCCCGACGGCGGGGAGATCGGGCGGG
This region of Saccharopolyspora hordei genomic DNA includes:
- the map gene encoding type I methionyl aminopeptidase, whose translation is MPVRAPLQPGVQTPRRPVPAHIERPEYVDKPAPQRGTDPDVQPPEVIEAMRVAGKLAAQALVEAGKAVRPGATTDDVDAVVHEFFCDHGVYPSTLGYRGFPKSCCTSLNEVICHGIPDSTVIQDGDIVNVDVTGFIGGVHGDTNATFLAGEVSEEARLLVERTHEAMMRGIKAAKPGRQLNVIGRVIESYAKRFGYGVVRDFTGHGIGRSFHSGLVILHYDEPSVQTILEPGMTFTIEPMITLGTHEYDVWDDGWTVTTKDKSWTAQFEHTILITEDGNEILTLP